The DNA sequence AAAAGTATTTTTTTGGGTTTCCTCGTCAAAAGTATTGATCCAGAAATCAAGAATATGATTAGTGAACAGACTTTCATAGATGGGAATCTTTTCCAGTCTATTGTCTTTTTTATTAAAGAGCATTAATCCGAAATTGAGATCTGCCACATCAAAATAAGATTTGAAGATTTCAATTAAATTTTCATCTGGTGTCAGATTTTCCGGATCGATCTGTATCATACTTGATTTCAAATCAGATAAAGCCACTTCTGAGGTACAGTCTACCAGGGAAATAATTGTAAATCCTTTTAGCACCCATGATTTAGGTGGGAAATGTTTCTTCCACAATCTGAAATCATCTAAATTTTCTAAAAGCATGTCTATGACATCATCAGTTGGAACTTTAGCTCTTTCAGTAGGATAAATATCAGTAAAATCCGAATTTACAGTGATCTTATAGTGTTTCATGATTCCCTGTTTATTAGGGATATCATAATAGAAAGGAATAAAACTTCTTACATCTCTTTTAAAATAAGCCTGAAGAATCAGACAGCAACAGAAAACATAAAATTCATTATCATCAATATTTCTAAGCTCTATTTCAAAATCTTTTCCTGCATCTTTAAGAATACTTTTAAACCTTTCTGTGTAATTGAAGGTGATCTTAGAGAGAGGGATACTTGCTGCTTTTATTTCATTATTCGTCAAGCCGGTTGGAAAAAGATCTGCCAGTAAAAGCCTGATGAGATCTTCGTGCTTTTCTAATAATTTTACATCCTGAAAGCCTTCTTTCAGTTCTTTGAAATTCTTTGTTCTGTCAATAAGAGACTCTGCATAATTCACCCGGTATTCTAAACGGTCATTATATCGGATATGCTCAAGAACATCCAAATATTTTTCGAATGATATATAAACCTGAAACGGGGCGTCTTTTTTGTAAAGATGTAGCAATGCTGGAAATTATAAAGTAAAGTTATAAAAAAAGCACAACTTTTGGTTGTGCTTTTCTATTTTTATGATGATTCTTACAAACCAAATTGTTTAGCAAACATGTCAGGGAAGACACCTAAAATAATAATCGAGGCAATAATAACAACTGCTACAACATTATAAGTAAGCGTTACCTTTTCTGAAGTTTTGAATGTTGTTTCTTTGAAGAAGAACATAGCAATAATTAATCTCAGGTAGTATGCAATCGAAACTGCAGAACCCAGAACTGCGACTAAAACAAGAAATGCTGCTCCATTAATCGCTTGAGAGAATAGGGCAAATTTACCCATAAAACCAGCTGTTAATGGAACTCCTGCCATTGAAAGCATAGAAATAGCTGCAACAACTGCTAAAAGAGGTTCAGACTTAGCCAATCCTTTAAAAGCACCAAAGGAGGTTTCTCTTTTTAATTTTTCTACCCAGATCAGACACATAAATACTCCAACAGTAGATAGTGAGTAAGCAAACAGGTAGAATGCAAGATTATAAGTAGACAGATTTGTCATTCCAAAGAATACCAATCCAATATATCCAGCATGAGAAACAGATGAATAGGCTAACATTCTTTTTACATTAGTTTGCGCAAGTCCCATTACATTGGCTAAAAGTAATGTAATGATCACAAATACACCAAGAACGTTGATCCATTCATGCGTAACTCCTGTAAACCCTATCGTCATTAATCTGAAAAATGCAAAAAATCCGGAGATCTTTACTACACTTGCCATAAAGGCTGTGATCAATGATGGAGAACCATAATAAACATCAGGGCTCCACATGTGGAAAGGAGCTAATGCCACTTTAAATGCCAATGCACATAACATCAGGATTACTCCAAGAATGAACATTACATTTTTAGGATTTGCTGCTCCGAAATCATGTATTTTATAGAGATCAAAAGTTCCTGCACTACCATAGATGAATGTGATACCAAATAACAGGAATCCGGTTGCAAATGCACCCATCAGGAAGTACTTTATAGAAGCTTCATTAGATCTTAAATCAGTTTTATTGGCACCGGCCATTACGTATAATGGGATGGAAAGAATTTCAATACCTAAGAACAATGTCACTAAGTTCTGGAAACCGAAAAGAATAATACCACCACAGAGTGCGAATAGCATTAATGCATACAGTTCGGACTGGTGACTTCTATGGTTGCTGAACGCAAAACCTCCCAGAAAGAACAATAGTAAAGTAGTTACAATTGAAATTTTTGTGAATAAAGCCGTATTAGAACCATATTCATACATATGTCTGTAATGTTCGAAGAATGAACATTCAGGCAGGAAGCTAACATATAATGCAATGATTAACCCCAAAATCCCAATGTATCTTGCGAATTTCCCTTGTTCAAAAACTCCTGAAAATAACGCAGCAACTGCAGTTAGGAAAACAATAATTAAAACACTCATTTCTTAAAATATCAAATTAACTAACCATTGATTGGTAGATAAACTTTAACGAACTACTCACCATTTCGATTACCGGCTGAGGGAAAATACCAAGTACTATCACAAAAACCGCCAAACTAGCCAACACAGAAAATTCTACGCCTGATAAATCTTTTGCTGTATTTAATACTGCCTCATCTCCTTTACCAAACATTGCTTTTCCGTAGAATCTCAATAGGTAAACTGCAGAAAGAATTATGGTTAAACCGGCAATAACAGCAGCTAAAACATTGAAATCAAAAATTGATTTAATCAAAATAAATTCTCCAATGAAACCATTAGTCAATGGAACTCCCATTGAGCCTAACAGAATAAGAAGGAATAATACTGCAAACTTAGGAGCTACTTTCGCTAAACCTCCCATTTGTCTTATATCTCTTGATTTAAATCTTTTATATAAAATATCTGCACAGTAGAACAAACCTACCACATTAATACCGTGAGCAAAAGTTTGTACCAGAGCACCTTCAGCACCTTCAGTTGTAAAAGTTCCTCTCAGTGTCAAAACAGCTGACGCAAAAATACCTGCCACCATTAATCCAACGTGAGAAAAAGATGAATAAGCAATAATTCTCTTCATATCATTTTGGATAATGGCAATCAGTGCTCCGTGAAGGATACCTACAATTGCCAGGATAATTACGATCTGTCCGGAGATTCCCATAATAGGAATAGGAGTGATTGGTAATAGGTAACGGATTACACCATATACTGCCATTTTCAACATGATCCCTGATAACAACATCGATCCCTGAGTAGGAGAGTAGGTATAAGTGTCAGGCTGCCACGTATGGAACGGGAATATGGGTAATTTCACTGCAAAAGCAAAGAATATAAACCAAAATACGACCGTTTGCTGAGTTTCGTTCAATGAAGCATTGTATAGATCTGTTAAAGCAAATGACGCAGAGTGATTGTAAACGTAAATCAATCCTGCTAACATGAACAGTGATCCTACAAATGTATATACGAAGAACTTCGTTGTAAATTCAAATCTTTTATTTTCCTGACCCCAAAGTCCAGCGATTAACCAGATAGGAATCAATGTTACCTCCCAGAAAATATAGAATAATAAACCATCTAAAGAAGTGAAAACCCCTACAAGTCCGAACTGCATCAACAGGATCAGACCGTAAAAAGAGTTTCTGTAGTTTACATTCTCATTAAATGAAGATAAAATAATTAAAGGCGAAAGAATATTGGTCAATAACAAAAGCAACATGCTCATCCCGTCAATACCGAAATGAAGAGAGCTTTTGATAAATTGTGACCAAGGATAATTGATCTCATGCTGCAATACACTATCTACAGTCGGCGTAAAATCAAAATCCGAAAGTATATAAAATGTAAGAAGCATTTGTACCAATGCAATTCCTAACGCCAAATATTTGCTGGATTTATTTTTCCAGGCAAAAACTAATCCCGAACCTACTAGAGGTAATAGTAATAATGTTAATAATAAACCAGACATTATTGTAATATAAAGTTAACAATCAGTATAATTCCCACCGCTAAAGACATGATAAGAATGTATGTCTCAACATTTCCGTTTTGAATACGTTTCATAGATTTTCCGCTATCTTCGGCACCTTCACCTACAAAGTCTACAAAACGATCTAGAACACCCTTATCAAACATTTTACCTCCACGTCCTAATCCTTCAACAGTTTTTACAATTAATGCATTGTAAAGTTCGTCAATATATAATTTTTTAGCAGAAAGCTTTTCCCATCCGGTATAACTTTCCTCCGGTAAAGCTCTCTTTTTCTTATTCACATACGTATTTTTAACAATGAACCATACAGAGAAGAACATCACAACCGTTGCTCCTAAAAGTATCATTTCAGTATTAAAATCAACTCCTGAAAGGGTAGCTTCCATTTGCTTGAAACTTTCTTCAGTCAAGACAGGTTTCAACCACTCCATTAGTTTTGCGTAATGACCGTGACCAATAAAGTGTGGTAAATTAATGAAACCTCCGATTACAGACAGAATAGCCAATACGACCAATGGTAATGTCATATTCATCGGGCTTTCATGCAAATGATGTTTTTGCTCTTCAGTACCTCTGAACTCCCCATGGAAAGTTAAATAATACAATCTGAACATATAGGTAGCCGTAATTGCCGCTAAAATAAACAGCATTACCCAATAGATTGGATTTTTAGCAAATGCTGCAACTAAAATTTCATCTTTAGAAATCATCCCTGATAATAAAGGGAATCCTGAAATTGCTAAAGTTCCGATAAGGAAAGTAGCATGGGTAATTGGAATTACTTTTTTAAGTCCACCCATAAAACGCATATCCTGTTCATTGCTCATAGCGTGGATCACAGAACCTGCACCTAAGAATAATAAAGCTTTGAAGAATGCGTGTGTCATTACGTGGAACATAGCTGTTGTATAAGCTCCTAATCCTAAAGCAATGAACATAAATCCAAGTTGTGAAACTGTAGAATAAGCCAATACTTTTTTGATGTCGTTTTGGCGAAGTGCATAGAAACCTGCTAACGCTGCAGTTAAGAATCCTATCAATAAAATTCCTCCCTGAACAGTTGGCGCTAAAGTGAATAAGAAATTAGATCTTACTACCAAATAGATCCCTGCAGTTACCATCGTTGCTGCGTGAATTAACGCAGAAACAGGTGTTGGTCCCGCCATTGCATCCGGTAACCATGTATATAAAGGAACCTGAGCAGATTTACCGGTAGCACCGATAAATAAACTTGCCGTAATAAAGATAATTACCGTTCCGTCTAATTCAAATTTTGAAGAATTTTGTGCTACTGAAAGGAAATCAATAGCGTTGGTTTGAGAAGCGATCATAAAGATACCGATCAATAAACCAAGGTCACCAATCCTGTTCATGATAAATGCTTTTCTTGCAGCTTTACCATATTCTTCGTTTGTGAACCAGAATCCGATCAATAAATAAGAACACAAACCTACACCTTCCCATCCGATGAACAGGATCAGGTAATTGCTTCCCATTACCAAAAGTAACATAGAGAAGATGAAAAGATTCAGATAAGTAAAGAACTTATAGAAACCTTTATCATGACTCATATATCCGATAGAGTATAAGTGGATCAATGATCCGATACCTGTAATGATCATAATCATCATTAAAGATAACTGATCGATCTGGAAACCAAAGTTAATCTGAACTCCATTGACTCTAAACCATTCGAAAGCTTTTACGATTATCGGCTGACTTTCAGAATTGAAATTCATGAAAATACTTACAGCAATGCAGAAAGATCCGAAAACCGCTGCTGTTGCTAATCCTCCAACTAATATTTTTGGAAGGTTTTTTCCGAACAAACCGTTTATAAGAAAGCCTAAAAGTGGTAAAAGTATTATTGCATACACTAAATTTTCCATTCTTTATCCTCTTAATTTATTAAATATACTAACATCTACAGAACGGGTATTTCTATATAGCATAGCAATAATTGCCAAACCTACTGCAACTTCTGCAGCAGCAACCACCATAATGAAGAAAACTAAAAGTTGTCCATCGCTATTTCCTTTATATGCTGAAAAAGCAGCTAATAAAAGATTTGCAGAATTGAGCATAAGCTCTACACAACCCAAAATAACAATAGCGTTTTTTCTCAATAATACTCCCAACACTCCCAAACTGAATAATACTGAAGAGAGGATGATGAAATAATTTAAAGGGACGCTTTGTATAAATGTATTTACTTCTCCCATAATTTTATAAATCTTTTTTACCGATTAATACCGCACCTACAATACCTGCCAAAATAAGGATCGAAGCAAGCTCAAACGGTAAGACATATTCATTAAATAAAAGCTTACCCAGATTTTTAGTAAGTCCAACCCCTCTGTCTACATTCTCTACTACAATGTGGTTGTCCTGAACTCCTCTGAATACTCCTAAAATACCAATCAATAAGAGACCAGCTGTAAAAACTCCAATAAATTTTAAAGTATTGTTCTTCTTACTTTCGTCTTCCTTATTAAGATTAAGCATCATTAGAATATAAAGGAACAATACCATGATTGCTCCGGCATACACTATAATCTGAATAATTGCTAGGAATTGTGCATTTAAAAGGATGTACATTCCGGCAATAGAAAACATTGTAACAATTAATGACAAAATAGCATATAAAGGATTTTTTGCAAATACGAAGTATACTGCACTCGCCACTGCTAAAAACGCCACCAAGAAAAATAAAAACTGATCCATTATTTTACCGCATTTTTTTGTTTCTCGGACTGTCTCGCTGTGATGTCAATCCTTTCATTTATCTTTTCAACTAGTTTATCTTTTCCATAGATAAAAGAACCTCTGTTGGTTTCCACATCCACCAATCTATCGGTAAGATAAATTGCTGATTTTGGACAGGCCTCTTCACACATTCCACAGAAAATACATCTTAGCATATTGATTTCATACACAGAAGCGTATTTCTCTTCTCTGTAAAGACCTTTCTCTTCTTTTGTTCTTTCTGAAGCTGTCATTGTAATAGCTTCAGCAGGACAAGCTACGGCACACAGTCCACAAGCTGTACATCTTTCTCTTCCTTCTTCATCTCTTTTCAGTACATGCTGGCCACGCCAAACCTGAGCTCTTGGTTTCTGTACTTCTGGATACGAATAAACTGCAGGAGCACCTTTTACTACGGTTCTTACAGCATGCTTGAATGTAATCCCCATACCTTTGAAAATCGCCGGAAGGTAGATTTTTTCAGCAAGGGTCATTTCTTTATTAGAAACAACTTTGGATCTGTTAGTAAGTTTCATTTAATTATAGATGTTAGATGTTAGACATTAGATTCTAGACTAATCTTGTCTCTTATCTTAATTTTTAATATTTTATGTTTGAATAAAAGCTAAATAAAGATAAAATTTTGATTCTATTTTCAAATTAGCTCATTTTCAAATTATCAAATTTTTAATGTCCGAATGCTAAAATTAAAGCTCCGGTAATAACAAGGTTTACAACCGCCAATGGAATTAATGTTTTCCATCCTAAATGCATCAACTGGTCGTATCTGAATCTAGGAAGCGTCCATCTGATCCACATAAAGATCAGAATTCCGACAATGGTTTTGGTTAAAAATGCTACAATACTTAAGATTCCAGCAATGTTTTCACCCCAATGTTGTGTTACCCATTCAATTCCAGGGTAGTTATACCCCCCAAAGAATAGAACCACCATAAAAGCATTTGAAATAAACATGTTCACATATTCTCCGAACATGTATAACCCTAACTTCATTGAAGAATATTCCGTAGAATATCCTGTTACCAATTCAGATTCACACTCAGGTAAATCGAAAGGGTGTCTGTTGGTTTCCGCTAACGCAGCAACCATAAAAATAAGGAAAGCTAATGGTTGATAGAAAATATTCCAGTTCATCCCATCAATATGGATAAGTCCCCATAATTTTCCTGTAGTCTGAGTTTCAGTAATTACTTTTAAATCTAAACTTCCTGTCATCATGATGATAGAAAGCAAAGCTAACCCCATTGCTAATTCATAAGAGATCATCTGTGAAGAAGCACGGATAGCACCTAATAATGAATATTTATTATTTGAGGCCCAACCTCCGATCATGATTCCGTAAACACCAATAGAAGCCATTCCGATAATGAAAAGTACACCAACATCAATGTTGGCAACCTGAAGATCGTAAGACATCCCACCAATATTTAAGCTTTTACCCCAAGGGATAACGGCACCCGTGATCAATGAAATAAACATTACCAATGCCGGCCCCAATACGAAAAGGAATTTTTCTGCATTGGCAGGAGTAAAGTCTTCTTTAAAGAAAAACTTTCCACCATCAGCAAGAGGCTGCAGCAATCCGAAAGGACCTGCTCTGTTTGGTCCGATTCTATCCTGCATAATAGAAGCCACTTTTCTTTCTGCCCAGGTAGAGTAGGCTGCTATCGTTAGTGAAAGCAAGAAAAGCGCTAGTACAAGTATTAATTTAAATGTAATTAAATCCATTTTATTATTAAAGATGTTAGATACGAGATATTAGATGCTAGATTCAGATCTTAAATCCGATGTCTGTAGTCTGATATCTGAAATCTTATTAAAGTTATTTTTCGTCTTTTTCACTAATTTCCTTTGCCATTGGATTGTCAAGAACTCTTAGCTGATCCTTAGGCTTCTCATAATGGTTGAGTGAAATTACAGAGTGTCTGTCGATATGTCTAGGACCTTCAATATTCCAGTCTTTCAATTCTTTTCTTTCGAAACGGCAAGTGTCACAGATGAATTCTTCAACCTCTCCCCACTGATCTTTTCTTGCGGTAACTCTTACCACTTCATCACCTTTCATCCAAACAACAGCCTTTCCTGAACACTTATCACATTTACATGATGCATTCATTGGGTTGGTAAACCAAACTCTGCTTGCGAAACGTGCTGTTCTGTCCGTTAAAGCTCCCACCGGGCAAACGTCAATTACGTTTCCGATGAAATCATTATCCAGGGCTTTATTTAAATAGGTTGAAATTTCAGCATGATCACCTCTGAAAAGAATACCGTGTTCTCTGGTATTGGTAAGTTGATTCGCTGTAAGTACACATCTTGCACAAAGAATACAACGATTCATGTTCAGCTTAATATTCGGACCAAGATCATCTGCTTCGTAGGTATTTCTTTCAAACTCAGTTCTGGTACTTTCAACCCCATGCTCATACCCTAGATCCTGAAGATGACATTCTCCAGCCTGATCACAAACCGGGCAGTCTAACGGGTGGTTAACCAATAAAAATTCAGTAACGGCTTTTCTACCTTCTTGAGCTTTATCCGATGTAAGGTTTTTCACTTCCATCCCGTCCATTACATTAGTTCTGCAACTTGCCACTAATTTAGGCATGGGACGAGGATCTGCTTCAGATCCTTTAGAAACCTCTACCAAACAAGTTCTGCATCTTCCTCCACTGGTTTCCAATTTGCTATAATAGCACATTGCCGGAGGGACTGATTTTCCACCGATCTGTCTTGCTGCTTCCAAAATGGAAGTTCCAGGCAATACTTCAGCAGTCTGTCCGTCTATAGTGATTTTGAATTTTTTAACTTCTTCGCTCATATTATACGCTTTAAGCTTTATGCAGTAAGCAATAGGCCTTGTTATTTATATTTTTTCGTATTAAATGTATATCCAATTCCGGCCAGAACCTGTCCGAAAACAAAATCCTGTCTGGCTTTGTCCGGTTTATTATTCAATGTGGTTTTAATATCCCACATATTAATATAACCCGCTTTAGCCTCTAACCTTGCCATCCAATGATTCCAGAAAACTAAGTTTAAACTGGTTCTTACATCGGTTCCCATACCTGCTACATGAAAACGATCACTTCTTTCATTACCAAAAAGTTTTATATTACTTTTCGGAAACATCACCCCGATTCCAGCTCCATAAGACCATACCAAATCAATATTCTTTTTATTAATAAGGTTTTGGTATTTCTCAAGACCTAAGTTTTCATAATTAAGTCCATCAGTATGTTCGAAAGTAAGAAACTTTTCGTCTGCTAAATTTACCTGTCCGTTTTGCACCATTCCAGCATATTCAGGGTCTGAAATATGTCCTTTAAAGCCAACGGTCTGATTTTGATCCATTACATATTTCATATGGTCAATTCCCAGAACCAAAGCCAAATTATCTTTAATAAAGTAACCCGCTCTGAAGTTATATTGCACTACCGTAAACCAACCTGGATTTACGTAAACGATACCAAACTTTGTAGGTCTGTCCTGTGCTGATACATTATTCAACTGAAAATTATAACCATTTCCTGAAAAATTGATATCGGAATTGCTGAAAGCAGCTCTGTTCCAACCAAAGAAAACGAACATCTGACCTTTCTTTGATAATGGTTCTGGTTTTTGTTTCTTCTCAATAGGTGCTGAACCTAGTGTTGATAATTGTAAAGTATCACTTTTAGTTTTTTGTGCAAACACAAAATTCGAGATAACTAAACTAACAACTAATAACTTCTTCATTTTAACTACGCATTTTTTTCAACAGCAGGAATTGGATTAGCATAATTGGCCAGTCCATAATTTTGAGTTAAACACAACTCAGGATTTTTAATGTGCCATTCAAATTCATCTCTGAAATGGCGTATAGCTGCTGCAACAGGCCATGCTGCTGCATCACCTAAAGGACAAATAGTATTTCCTTCGATTTTTCTTTGGATATCCCAAAGTAGATCAATGTCTTCCATTTTTCCTTGTCCGCTTTCAATTTTCTTCAAAATTTTGTACATCCATCCCGTTCCTTCACGGCAAGGAGTACATTGTCCACAACTTTCGTGATTATAAAATCTCGCAAGTGTCATGGTATGTTCTACGATACACTGGTCTTCATCCAAAACGATAAAACCTCCTGAACCCATCATTGTTCCGGTAGCAAAGCCACCATCAGCTA is a window from the Chryseobacterium sp. T16E-39 genome containing:
- a CDS encoding NADH-quinone oxidoreductase subunit N — translated: MSVLIIVFLTAVAALFSGVFEQGKFARYIGILGLIIALYVSFLPECSFFEHYRHMYEYGSNTALFTKISIVTTLLLFFLGGFAFSNHRSHQSELYALMLFALCGGIILFGFQNLVTLFLGIEILSIPLYVMAGANKTDLRSNEASIKYFLMGAFATGFLLFGITFIYGSAGTFDLYKIHDFGAANPKNVMFILGVILMLCALAFKVALAPFHMWSPDVYYGSPSLITAFMASVVKISGFFAFFRLMTIGFTGVTHEWINVLGVFVIITLLLANVMGLAQTNVKRMLAYSSVSHAGYIGLVFFGMTNLSTYNLAFYLFAYSLSTVGVFMCLIWVEKLKRETSFGAFKGLAKSEPLLAVVAAISMLSMAGVPLTAGFMGKFALFSQAINGAAFLVLVAVLGSAVSIAYYLRLIIAMFFFKETTFKTSEKVTLTYNVVAVVIIASIIILGVFPDMFAKQFGL
- a CDS encoding NuoM family protein, translating into MSGLLLTLLLLPLVGSGLVFAWKNKSSKYLALGIALVQMLLTFYILSDFDFTPTVDSVLQHEINYPWSQFIKSSLHFGIDGMSMLLLLLTNILSPLIILSSFNENVNYRNSFYGLILLMQFGLVGVFTSLDGLLFYIFWEVTLIPIWLIAGLWGQENKRFEFTTKFFVYTFVGSLFMLAGLIYVYNHSASFALTDLYNASLNETQQTVVFWFIFFAFAVKLPIFPFHTWQPDTYTYSPTQGSMLLSGIMLKMAVYGVIRYLLPITPIPIMGISGQIVIILAIVGILHGALIAIIQNDMKRIIAYSSFSHVGLMVAGIFASAVLTLRGTFTTEGAEGALVQTFAHGINVVGLFYCADILYKRFKSRDIRQMGGLAKVAPKFAVLFLLILLGSMGVPLTNGFIGEFILIKSIFDFNVLAAVIAGLTIILSAVYLLRFYGKAMFGKGDEAVLNTAKDLSGVEFSVLASLAVFVIVLGIFPQPVIEMVSSSLKFIYQSMVS
- the nuoL gene encoding NADH-quinone oxidoreductase subunit L, whose protein sequence is MENLVYAIILLPLLGFLINGLFGKNLPKILVGGLATAAVFGSFCIAVSIFMNFNSESQPIIVKAFEWFRVNGVQINFGFQIDQLSLMMIMIITGIGSLIHLYSIGYMSHDKGFYKFFTYLNLFIFSMLLLVMGSNYLILFIGWEGVGLCSYLLIGFWFTNEEYGKAARKAFIMNRIGDLGLLIGIFMIASQTNAIDFLSVAQNSSKFELDGTVIIFITASLFIGATGKSAQVPLYTWLPDAMAGPTPVSALIHAATMVTAGIYLVVRSNFLFTLAPTVQGGILLIGFLTAALAGFYALRQNDIKKVLAYSTVSQLGFMFIALGLGAYTTAMFHVMTHAFFKALLFLGAGSVIHAMSNEQDMRFMGGLKKVIPITHATFLIGTLAISGFPLLSGMISKDEILVAAFAKNPIYWVMLFILAAITATYMFRLYYLTFHGEFRGTEEQKHHLHESPMNMTLPLVVLAILSVIGGFINLPHFIGHGHYAKLMEWLKPVLTEESFKQMEATLSGVDFNTEMILLGATVVMFFSVWFIVKNTYVNKKKRALPEESYTGWEKLSAKKLYIDELYNALIVKTVEGLGRGGKMFDKGVLDRFVDFVGEGAEDSGKSMKRIQNGNVETYILIMSLAVGIILIVNFILQ
- the nuoK gene encoding NADH-quinone oxidoreductase subunit NuoK translates to MGEVNTFIQSVPLNYFIILSSVLFSLGVLGVLLRKNAIVILGCVELMLNSANLLLAAFSAYKGNSDGQLLVFFIMVVAAAEVAVGLAIIAMLYRNTRSVDVSIFNKLRG
- a CDS encoding NADH-quinone oxidoreductase subunit J codes for the protein MDQFLFFLVAFLAVASAVYFVFAKNPLYAILSLIVTMFSIAGMYILLNAQFLAIIQIIVYAGAIMVLFLYILMMLNLNKEDESKKNNTLKFIGVFTAGLLLIGILGVFRGVQDNHIVVENVDRGVGLTKNLGKLLFNEYVLPFELASILILAGIVGAVLIGKKDL
- a CDS encoding NuoI/complex I 23 kDa subunit family protein, yielding MKLTNRSKVVSNKEMTLAEKIYLPAIFKGMGITFKHAVRTVVKGAPAVYSYPEVQKPRAQVWRGQHVLKRDEEGRERCTACGLCAVACPAEAITMTASERTKEEKGLYREEKYASVYEINMLRCIFCGMCEEACPKSAIYLTDRLVDVETNRGSFIYGKDKLVEKINERIDITARQSEKQKNAVK
- the nuoH gene encoding NADH-quinone oxidoreductase subunit NuoH, coding for MDLITFKLILVLALFLLSLTIAAYSTWAERKVASIMQDRIGPNRAGPFGLLQPLADGGKFFFKEDFTPANAEKFLFVLGPALVMFISLITGAVIPWGKSLNIGGMSYDLQVANIDVGVLFIIGMASIGVYGIMIGGWASNNKYSLLGAIRASSQMISYELAMGLALLSIIMMTGSLDLKVITETQTTGKLWGLIHIDGMNWNIFYQPLAFLIFMVAALAETNRHPFDLPECESELVTGYSTEYSSMKLGLYMFGEYVNMFISNAFMVVLFFGGYNYPGIEWVTQHWGENIAGILSIVAFLTKTIVGILIFMWIRWTLPRFRYDQLMHLGWKTLIPLAVVNLVITGALILAFGH
- a CDS encoding 2Fe-2S iron-sulfur cluster-binding protein, with translation MSEEVKKFKITIDGQTAEVLPGTSILEAARQIGGKSVPPAMCYYSKLETSGGRCRTCLVEVSKGSEADPRPMPKLVASCRTNVMDGMEVKNLTSDKAQEGRKAVTEFLLVNHPLDCPVCDQAGECHLQDLGYEHGVESTRTEFERNTYEADDLGPNIKLNMNRCILCARCVLTANQLTNTREHGILFRGDHAEISTYLNKALDNDFIGNVIDVCPVGALTDRTARFASRVWFTNPMNASCKCDKCSGKAVVWMKGDEVVRVTARKDQWGEVEEFICDTCRFERKELKDWNIEGPRHIDRHSVISLNHYEKPKDQLRVLDNPMAKEISEKDEK